In Chanodichthys erythropterus isolate Z2021 chromosome 18, ASM2448905v1, whole genome shotgun sequence, the following are encoded in one genomic region:
- the si:dkey-21a6.5 gene encoding major surface-labeled trophozoite antigen 417, which translates to MERLRVLSVLVTACVLGVVMSQTTLSPAVTITTVSANVTTAAPSTTGPSCSALNTSTCTACAPGSYSYNETLLCSCCPEAGLCVLPEDCLLCVQGFYQPLAGQQGCLPCSSGFYSNSTGSPVCQACPTGSYNNNTGSVSCRACTPGFYASLQNSTSCNPCPQGTYCNSSSCTQCRICPAGSEALQIASKECTPCRPGMHKPSYQTMCQICSSGFYQIRWGQENCDLCPENHYCPSPDVNPIQCPTDAFCPEGSTAPGYCMETFFRKVGETCELAPVTIALLVIGGGVGLLFIIVLVLRRRRDNDSELSLARTPLLRKDRPPGRFYGIPCDAEPVYAGW; encoded by the exons ATGGAGCGTTTGAGGGTTTTGTCTGTTCTCGTTACCGCTTGTGTTTTGG GAGTGGTGATGAGTCAGacaacactcagtcctgctGTGACTATCACCACAGTGAGTGCAAACGTAACCACTGCCGCTCCCAGCACTACAGGGCCCAGCTGCTCCGCGCTCAACACCTCCACCTGCACGGCCTGCGCTCCTGGCTCTTACTCCTATAACG AAACTCTACTGTGTTCTTGCTGTCCTGAGGCAGGCCTGTGTGTATTACCTGAAGACTGTCTTCTCTGCGTCCAGGGTTTCTATCAGCCTCTAGCAGGACAGCAGGGTTGTCTGCCCTGCTCATCTGGGTTTTACAGCAA ttCCACTGGAAGCCCAGTCTGCCAGGCATGTCCTACTGGTTCCTACAACAATAACACAGGCTCTGTCTCCTGCAGGGCCTGCACACCAG GTTTCTACGCATCTTTGCAAAATTCAACATCATGTAACCCATGTCCACAAGGCACGTACTGCAA TTCCTCCAGTTGTACCCAGTGCCGGATCTGTCCTGCAGGCTCAGAGGCTCTACAGATCGCTTCCAAAGAATGTACGCCCTGTCGCCCAG GAATGCACAAGCCTTCCTATCAAACCATGTGTCAGATCTGCAGCAGTGGTTTCTATCAGATCCGCTGGGGTCAGGAGAACTGTGACCTGTGTCCTGAAAACCATTACTGCCCT AGTCCTGATGTAAATCCGATCCAATGTCCCACTGATGCGTTCTGTCCTGAGGGCAGCACGGCCCCTGGTTACTGCATGGAGACCTTCTTCAGAAAGGTCGGGGAGACGTGTGAACTTGCTCCTGTTACTATTGCACTGCTTGTTATTGGAGGAGGAG TGGGTCTTCTCTTCATCATTGTTTTGGTTCTGCGGAGGAGAAGAGATAATGACAGTGAGCTGTCCCTCGCCCGTACACCCCTCTTGCGAAAAGACCGTCCACCTGGTCGCTTCTATGGAATCCCTTGTGATGCAGAGCCTGTTTATGCAGGCTGGTGA